The nucleotide sequence AGATCAATAGATAAACGAGTCCTTATTCAGACAGAAGTAAACCTGATTTGTATCTTGTGTGCGTATGTCAAAATCATCGATCAGGAATATTTTTGGAGAGTCCGTCAGGTTTGAAATGTACACAAGAGAAGTTGGGGCAAAAGATTGAATAAACACTGGTTGTTTAAGCCATTCAGTCGACATGTATGCACCACCATATCCATACTTCTGTAGTGTCTCGACAAACTTGTCCTCAAATTTCTTTCCGTTGGCCCATTTGACCTATTAAGTTGTTGGACGGATATCAAAATACTTGTAACAGCTGATTTCAGAAGTACATATAAGTAATGCTCCAATAAAACGTAATCAATTCAGCTGAAAGTCAAATGTGCATCAAATAAGGCACCATGGAAAACTGTACTTTGTGACAGTAATTGAATTCTTAACACAGTTAATATATACTGACCCGCTGGTTGATGAAAACTGGATCCTTTATCTCAGGGTAGATCCCAACAATTCTATTGGCATCAAGTGCAATGGCAATAAATTCTTCAAATGTGATAATTGAGAACTTTCCTGGTAAACataatcaaaataatttcaagTATAACAGATGTGACAAAAAAAAACATCTATAACCCATAATAATCTAGTTAGTATACCATTGTATTGTTGATCTCGGAATGAAAACCTCTGCTTCACCCCAAGTGATTTAAGTTCAGCAAGGGTGAAATCCACTGCAAATAAGCCAAAAAGATAATGTCAGTTGTTAATATGCTTCATGTGACaagcaaaataataataataacaatatcaacaaataataataataacataagacCAAAGCCACTTCAGTAGTTCACTAAGTTCAATAAGATCTCTGCAAAGAGGATCATACACTAGCATATAGTCTAAGTAACTTTTAAAACCAAAGTACCTAAAGGATAAAAAAAGTTCATTACAAACGATTTCTGACAATATTTAACACATTAAATTCAAAAAGCCAAATGTTATATGCAGACAATAAACTTGTAAGAAAAACAAAGTTGAAGAAATGCAGGAAAACTTGCCCACAAAATACCCAGTCATATTAGACCCTTCAACTTCATAGGTTCTTTTGCGATTGGCAAATTTTGCATGTTTGGCAATATCAGTTGTAGCATCAAGTGTTACATCATGAAAGCATATCAATTGACCATCTTTTGTGGCAAGAATATCTGATTCTATGAAGTCGGCACCTTCTTCAATAGCTCTCTGCAAGTAAAAGTCACTCATGAACCAAAATATTGGTGAACTCAAATTAAACAACTGAACATCTATTACAAAAGAAAGTGTTTCCTACCACTTGAGTCTAGCAACATAAATCTTATTCTCTATCTAACTAAATTCAGATTAACTACCCACTGCAATTATTATCTGTATGTAATTTCATTTGGTTGTTTGGCATCTTTTAGGTACATTTGGTTTCCAGAATAAAGCGAATTTCACTATTTTGTTGTAGAAAATTTTCTCAGAATCTTTGAGCTACATATGTTTTTGCAAAAAGAACCAAGTATTGTGTTGTCTATAGTCGTCTACACCGACATAGATTGTTTTTCTCAAATATCTGCTTCACTAAAAaggtgaaaataaaaataaagtagAACAATTGCTGATAAAGGATAAAATCCGATACTTGGAGACATAGCTAGGAAACACCACATCTAGTTAGTTATTTGCTTGATCCAGTCTCTCCATATCCCAAATAAGGCTGCCCAAGGTAATATCATAACACTCTAAATAAGTAGTTCctcaaaacaaacaaacatgtcTTATAGAACAAAAATCACGTAGCTCAAGAAGGATCCCACTACCTGGCATCGAGAAAAGCATTTAAATTCATTACACCAGTATAGGTTTGGACACTTGGATTGTGTTATCCTTTAGTAAatatttctaaaagttcttacaGCAGTGAGGGTGCTGAATGCTCTTTAGATACGCCCTGTAACTTAAGATATCACATTCCATGAGCTTAAGTTGGATAGTAGTTACCATATAAGCAGCAGCTGTTTCTTCAGGAATCTCTCCATTCGATCCACGATGAGCAATGTTGTAAGGCCTCGATGTCTGCAAGGCCTTTTTCTCTTTGTGCTGTTGCTTACTTGGTAGCGGATACAGTGGCCTGCCGTGAGACCCCAAGAACAAGGAGAAGAAAAGCACACTAGTAGCCCCTATAGAACGTTGAGAATGTATTAAATCTTTTTCTTTTCGGGAAAAAAAAAGTAACTTTGATCATCTATAACGAATGTCAATATGAGAAAATACAAACCCTAGGCGTCCTAATCCACATCGCTTAATTCCATCAGTAAGCATTTCGaggaaaaaaaacacaaaagaaTCTCGACTATTCTTATTAGCCATTTGAAACCCTCGCAAAGAAAAATCTTTCAGCCCGATTCTTCTTTAACTCCCATACAATTCCACGGCAAACAATTTGAAAGGAAAAGAATC is from Zingiber officinale cultivar Zhangliang chromosome 7B, Zo_v1.1, whole genome shotgun sequence and encodes:
- the LOC122006736 gene encoding glycerophosphodiester phosphodiesterase GDPD6-like; the encoded protein is MSPLWATSVLFFSLFLGSHGRPLYPLPSKQQHKEKKALQTSRPYNIAHRGSNGEIPEETAAAYMRAIEEGADFIESDILATKDGQLICFHDVTLDATTDIAKHAKFANRKRTYEVEGSNMTGYFVVDFTLAELKSLGVKQRFSFRDQQYNGKFSIITFEEFIAIALDANRIVGIYPEIKDPVFINQRVKWANGKKFEDKFVETLQKYGYGGAYMSTEWLKQPVFIQSFAPTSLVYISNLTDSPKIFLIDDFDIRTQDTNQSFWEITSDSYLEYIANFVIGIGPWKDTIVPTKNNYLTTPTDLVDRAHAHNLQVHTYTFRNENSYLHFDFHQDPYAEYDYWIKTIGVDGLFTDFTGSVHQYQEWAQASATNEASALGLLHKLALMISSFEGEE